In one Colletotrichum destructivum chromosome 2, complete sequence genomic region, the following are encoded:
- a CDS encoding Putative sterile alpha motif domain, High mobility group box domain-containing protein, producing the protein MAHELEGIFAELGISQYLGIFLEQGFDTWETILDITESDLDALGVKLGHRRKLQRRIANSRGLAPDASLVSPTRATAEEPKPEAQRPEQPRPEVKDGPVVTKRKYRRHPKPDENAPERPPSAYVLFSNKMRDDLKGRNLTFTEIAKLVGEHWQNLTPGEKEPYESSALKAKEKYNHDLAEYKKTAEYRKYNLYLQDFKARQASANQAKESSKRQKLDVGARLQNGSASVTPGSLSSTGSGSESHQGSEPPPNRKQRVGSVVSVSESQYSTAVPTPISHHHVTDDAVHSPTSIQFDRESLHSASPRASQSRSRRPTWTENQLMPEVVGPTTHLPSLSDVFSNGRGGMNGVSRSPEANGFGSFAPPQHPGTSIPPPLKHEYSSTGSSASSGSYPRTPSESSLPIHALLSNKPPLASPYELQSSPFTAAPLPLQDQKPIFTGQLQGPHGPMNGIPNHSSHSFPQGLMRFQGYHSPPPALLRFQSSSSSGTDGSMASSHASSHASSQISLGVGERSDPKLDGMSALVRAGEIVNRRVQ; encoded by the exons ATGGCGCATGAACTGGAGGGTATTTTTGCAGAGCTAGGTATCTCTCAGtacctcggcatcttcctcgagcAGGGCTTCGACACATGGGAGACGATATTAGATATCACAGAGTCTGATTT GGACGCGCTGGGAGTCAAGCTAGGACATCGACGT AAATTGCAAAGACGTATTGCCAACTCGCGGGGCCTCGCCCCCGATGCGTCGCTAGTATCGCCCACTAGAGCAACGGCTGAGGAGCCGAAACCAGAGGCTCAACGACCAGAGCAGCCTCGACCCGAAGTGAAGGACGGCCCTGTCGTTACCAAGCGCAAGTATCGCCGTCACCCCAAG CCCGATGAGAATGCACCAGAacggccgccgtcagcatACGTTTTGTTTTCCAACA AAATGCGCGATGACCTCAAGGGTCGAAACTTAACCTTCACTGAAATAGCTAAGCTCGTTGGAGAGCATTGGCAAAACTTGACGCCCGGCGAGAAGGAGCCTTATGAGTCTTCAGCTCTCAAGGCGAAGGAAAAGTATAATCATGACTTGGCCGAGTACAAAAAGACTGCAGAGTATAGGAAATACAACCTGTACCTACAAGACTTCAAGGCGAGGCAAGCCTCTGCCAATCAAG CAAAAGAATCATCCAAACGTCAGAAATTGGATGTTGGTGCCCGACTGCAGAATGGCAGTGCGAGTGTAACACCAGGCAGCCTCAGCAGtaccggcagcggcagcgagagCCATCAGGGTAGCGAACCACCCCCAAATCGGAAGCAGCGAGTCGGATCTGTGGTGTCGGTGTCAGAATCTCAGTACTCAACGGCAGTTCCAACGCCAATCTCGCACCACCATGTCACAGATGACGCCGTACACTCTCCTACCAGTATTCAATTCGATCGAGAGAGCTTGCATTCAGCAAGCCCTCGTGCGTCACAGAGTCGTAGCCGTCGCCCGACATGGACAGAAAACCAACTGATGCCAGAGGTAGTCGGACCAACGACTCACTTGCCTTCGCTGTCGGATGTATTCAGCAATGGACGTGGTGGGATGAATGGCGTCTCGAGATCTCCCGAGGCGAATGGATTCGGCAGCTTTGCACCCCCACAGCACCCGGGCACTTCAATCCCACCACCGTTGAAGCATGAGTATTCATCGACAGGAAGCTCTGCGTCGTCCGGCTCGTATCCTCGCACGCCGAGTGAATCTTCGCTCCCGATTCATGCCTTGCTGTCCAACAAGCCCCCGTTGGCTTCCCCGTACGAATTGCAATCTTCCCCTTTCACAGCAGCCCCCCTGCCGCTCCAGGATCAGAAGCCAATATTCACCGGACAGCTGCAGGGTCCTCATGGACCTATGAATGGTATACCCAACCACTCTTCGCATAGCTTTCCACAGGGGCTAATGAGGTTTCAAGGTTACCACTCGCCGCCACCTGCGCTGTTGCGCTTCCAGTCGAGTTCCTCATCCGGAACCGATGGGTCCATGGCGTCATCCCACGCATCTTCGCACGCGTCCTCCCAAATCTCACTCGGGGTTGGGGAAAGGAGCGATCCGAAGCTCGACGGAATGAGTGCTTTGGTCCGAGCGGGCGAGATTGTTAACCGACGTGTTCAATAA